From the genome of Geminocystis herdmanii PCC 6308, one region includes:
- a CDS encoding transposase → MRYFTSQECSQCHQIVPKALSTRTHDCPHCGHKGTRDGNASNNILQKALRQLANTVGHTEINASEENPLCPPLAIKVGKGTRRKRKLSQ, encoded by the coding sequence ATGCGATATTTCACTTCCCAAGAATGCAGTCAGTGTCATCAGATTGTCCCTAAAGCTCTAAGCACTAGGACTCATGACTGCCCTCATTGCGGACATAAAGGCACTCGTGATGGTAATGCGTCTAATAATATTTTGCAAAAAGCACTTCGTCAATTAGCAAATACCGTGGGGCACACGGAAATCAACGCCTCTGAAGAGAATCCCCTCTGCCCTCCTCTAGCGATAAAGGTTGGTAAGGGAACTCGTCGAAAGAGGAAGCTCTCCCAGTGA
- a CDS encoding transposase: MIIYETKLEGTNDQYERLDNAIRTGRFVRNSIIRGWQDGIIKSRNDAYKYCKTLADNPEFPWAKHLNSMARQAHAERAWASIERFYRNCQKGVKGKKGYPKYAKHTTRDSVEYKTTGYKLSEDRKSITFTDGFKAGTFRMWGSRDLHFYQLEQIKRVRVVRRCDISLPKNAVSVIRLSLKL; encoded by the coding sequence ATGATCATCTACGAAACAAAACTAGAAGGGACAAACGACCAATACGAAAGGCTAGACAACGCTATTCGTACGGGTCGTTTTGTGCGGAATAGCATAATTCGTGGATGGCAAGATGGTATTATCAAAAGTCGCAATGATGCCTACAAATACTGCAAAACGTTAGCAGATAATCCCGAATTTCCTTGGGCAAAGCATTTGAACTCGATGGCAAGACAAGCTCACGCTGAAAGGGCTTGGGCTAGTATTGAGAGATTTTATCGCAACTGCCAAAAGGGAGTAAAAGGGAAAAAAGGCTACCCAAAATATGCAAAGCATACCACGAGAGATTCGGTCGAGTATAAAACGACAGGGTACAAGCTCTCAGAAGACCGAAAATCTATCACTTTCACCGATGGATTTAAGGCAGGCACCTTCAGAATGTGGGGGAGCAGAGATTTGCACTTCTATCAACTAGAGCAAATTAAACGGGTCAGAGTGGTTCGTCGATGCGATATTTCACTTCCCAAGAATGCAGTCAGTGTCATCAGATTGTCCCTAAAGCTCTAA